In a single window of the Streptomyces sp. CGMCC 4.7035 genome:
- the gatA gene encoding Asp-tRNA(Asn)/Glu-tRNA(Gln) amidotransferase subunit GatA, whose protein sequence is MTDKNSIIRLTAAETAAKIASGELTAVEVTEAHLARIEAVDEKVHAFLHVDREGALAQARAVDEKRERGEKLGPLAGVPLALKDIFTTEGIPTTVGSKILEGWIPPYDATVTKKLKAADVVILGKTNMDEFAMGSSTENSAFGPTGNPWDLTRIPGGSGGGSSAALASFQAPLAIGTDTGGSIRQPAAVTGTVGVKPTYGGVSRFGMVAFSSSLDQGGPCARTVLDAALLHEVIAGHDPLDSTSIDAPVPPVVEAARNGSVQGMRIGVVKQFRGEGYQAGVVQRFDESVALLKKLGAEIVELDCPSFDLALAAYYLIAPSECSSNLARFDGLRYGLRNGDDGTHSAEEVTSLTRAEGFGPEVKRRIMLGTYALSSGYYDAYYGSAQKVRTLITRDFEKSFEKVDVIVSPTTPTTAFPIGERADDPMAMYLADLCTIPVNLAGNSAMSLPCGLAPEDNLPVGLQIIAPAMKDDRLYKVGAAVEAAFVERWGHPLLEEAPSL, encoded by the coding sequence ATGACGGACAAGAACAGCATCATCCGGCTCACCGCCGCCGAGACCGCCGCGAAGATCGCCTCCGGCGAGCTCACCGCCGTCGAGGTCACCGAGGCCCACCTCGCCCGGATCGAGGCCGTCGACGAGAAGGTGCACGCCTTCTTGCACGTCGACCGCGAGGGCGCCCTCGCGCAGGCCCGCGCCGTCGACGAGAAGCGGGAGCGCGGTGAGAAGCTCGGCCCGCTCGCCGGTGTGCCCCTCGCGCTCAAGGACATCTTCACCACCGAGGGGATCCCGACCACCGTCGGCTCCAAGATCCTCGAAGGCTGGATCCCGCCGTACGACGCGACCGTCACCAAGAAGCTGAAGGCCGCCGACGTCGTCATCCTCGGCAAGACCAACATGGACGAGTTCGCCATGGGGTCCTCCACCGAGAACAGCGCGTTCGGACCGACGGGCAACCCGTGGGACCTCACCCGCATTCCCGGCGGATCCGGCGGTGGGTCGTCCGCCGCGCTCGCCTCCTTCCAGGCGCCCCTCGCCATCGGCACGGACACCGGCGGCTCCATCCGCCAGCCCGCTGCCGTCACCGGCACGGTCGGCGTCAAGCCGACGTACGGCGGTGTCTCCCGCTTCGGCATGGTCGCCTTCAGCAGCAGCCTCGACCAGGGCGGCCCCTGCGCCCGTACGGTCCTCGACGCGGCTCTTCTGCACGAGGTCATCGCGGGGCACGACCCGCTGGACTCCACCTCGATCGACGCGCCCGTACCGCCCGTCGTCGAGGCCGCCCGCAACGGCTCCGTGCAGGGCATGCGCATCGGTGTCGTCAAGCAGTTCCGCGGCGAGGGCTACCAGGCCGGTGTCGTGCAGCGCTTCGACGAGTCCGTCGCGCTCCTCAAGAAGCTGGGCGCCGAGATCGTCGAGCTGGACTGCCCCTCCTTCGACCTGGCGCTGGCCGCGTACTACCTGATCGCCCCGAGCGAGTGTTCGAGCAACCTCGCCCGTTTCGACGGTCTGCGCTACGGCCTGCGCAACGGCGACGACGGCACGCACTCCGCCGAGGAAGTCACCTCCCTCACCCGTGCGGAGGGCTTCGGCCCCGAGGTCAAGCGCCGCATCATGCTCGGCACGTACGCCCTCAGCTCCGGCTACTACGACGCGTACTACGGCTCGGCCCAGAAGGTCCGTACGCTCATCACGCGCGACTTCGAGAAGTCGTTCGAGAAGGTGGACGTGATCGTGTCGCCCACGACCCCCACCACCGCCTTCCCGATCGGCGAGCGCGCCGACGACCCGATGGCGATGTACCTGGCGGACCTGTGCACCATCCCGGTCAACCTGGCCGGCAACTCCGCCATGTCCCTGCCCTGCGGCCTCGCGCCGGAGGACAACCTCCCGGTCGGCCTGCAGATCATCGCCCCGGCGATGAAGGACGACCGGCTGTACAAGGTCGGCGCCGCCGTCGAGGCCGCCTTCGTGGAAAGGTGGGGGCACCCGCTTCTCGAGGAGGCTCCGTCGCTGTGA
- the gatB gene encoding Asp-tRNA(Asn)/Glu-tRNA(Gln) amidotransferase subunit GatB, with amino-acid sequence MTTTTDLVSYEDALASYDPVMGLEVHVELGTHTKMFCGCSTALGAEPNSQTCPTCLGLPGSLPVVNATGVESAIRIGLALNCEIAEWCRFARKNYFYPDMPKNFQTSQYDEPIAFNGYLDVQLEDGETFRVEIERAHMEEDTGKSTHVGGATGRIHGAQHSLLDYNRAGIPLIEIVTKPIVGAGERAPEVAKAYVRELRELIRALGVSEARMEMGQMRCDVNLSLMPKGSDKFGTRSETKNVNSLRSVERAARFEIMRHAAVLSSGGTIIQETRHFHEDTGSTTSGRVKEEAEDYRYFPEPDLVPVAPSREWVEELRTALPELPLVRRNRLLGEWGISATDMQAILNAGALDPIVATIEAGADAASARKWWMGELARSANESGKALDELAITPEQVARVTKLVASGDLNDKLARQVIEGVLAGEGTPDEVVEKRGLKVVSDEGALTTAVEEAIAGNPAIADKIRSGKVAAAGALVGAVMKATRGQADAARVKELILEKLGVSEG; translated from the coding sequence GTGACCACCACGACCGACCTGGTGTCGTACGAGGACGCGCTGGCGTCGTACGACCCCGTCATGGGCCTTGAGGTCCATGTCGAACTCGGCACCCACACCAAGATGTTCTGCGGCTGTTCCACGGCGCTCGGCGCCGAGCCCAACTCGCAGACCTGCCCCACCTGCCTCGGCCTGCCCGGCTCGCTCCCGGTCGTCAACGCGACCGGCGTGGAGTCCGCGATCAGGATCGGTCTCGCGCTGAACTGCGAGATCGCCGAGTGGTGCCGCTTCGCCCGGAAGAACTACTTCTATCCGGACATGCCGAAGAACTTCCAGACCTCCCAGTACGACGAGCCGATCGCCTTCAACGGCTACCTCGACGTGCAGCTGGAGGACGGCGAGACCTTCCGCGTGGAGATCGAGCGCGCCCACATGGAGGAGGACACCGGCAAGTCCACCCACGTCGGTGGCGCCACCGGCCGTATCCACGGCGCGCAGCACTCGCTGCTCGACTACAACCGCGCCGGCATCCCGCTCATCGAGATCGTCACCAAGCCGATCGTCGGCGCCGGGGAGCGCGCGCCCGAGGTGGCGAAGGCGTACGTGCGTGAGCTGCGCGAGCTGATCCGTGCGCTCGGCGTCTCGGAGGCCCGTATGGAGATGGGCCAGATGCGCTGCGACGTGAACCTGTCGCTGATGCCCAAGGGCTCGGACAAGTTCGGCACGCGCTCCGAGACGAAGAACGTCAACTCGCTGCGTTCCGTCGAGCGTGCGGCCCGGTTCGAGATCATGCGCCACGCGGCCGTGCTCTCCTCCGGCGGCACGATCATCCAGGAGACCCGCCACTTCCACGAGGACACGGGCTCGACGACCTCGGGCCGGGTGAAGGAAGAGGCCGAGGACTACCGGTACTTCCCCGAGCCGGACCTGGTCCCGGTCGCGCCCTCGCGCGAGTGGGTCGAGGAGCTGCGCACCGCGCTGCCGGAGCTGCCCCTCGTGCGCCGCAACCGGCTGCTCGGGGAGTGGGGCATCTCCGCCACCGACATGCAGGCGATCCTCAACGCCGGCGCCCTGGACCCGATCGTCGCCACCATCGAGGCGGGCGCCGACGCGGCCTCCGCGCGCAAGTGGTGGATGGGCGAGCTCGCCCGCAGTGCCAACGAGTCGGGCAAGGCCCTGGACGAGCTGGCCATCACGCCGGAGCAGGTCGCCCGCGTCACCAAGCTCGTGGCCTCCGGCGACCTGAACGACAAGCTGGCCCGCCAGGTCATCGAGGGTGTCCTCGCGGGTGAGGGCACACCGGACGAGGTCGTCGAGAAGCGCGGTCTGAAGGTCGTCTCCGACGAGGGCGCCCTGACCACCGCCGTCGAGGAGGCCATCGCCGGCAACCCGGCCATCGCGGACAAGATCCGCAGCGGCAAGGTGGCCGCGGCCGGCGCCCTGGTCGGCGCGGTCATGAAGGCCACCCGCGGCCAGGCCGACGCCGCCCGCGTCAAGGAGCTGATCCTGGAGAAGCTGGGCGTCAGCGAGGGCTGA
- a CDS encoding MMPL family transporter, with protein MAALARWCVRNRLVTVLLWLIAFAGVSAAAAATGSAYSNDYAVPGTESNRAAQLLEKGFPSLGGDSDTVVWHTSPGSVNAADVEQAMTRALDRIADLPGVASVTSPYEGSHGGQVSRDGRTAYATITFDQQTENIGKGEAQAVVDTAKAAETGGLEVELGGGAISLTQSQGGHLAEIVGVVVAAVVLFLAFGSLAASLLPIATALIGVGTAYAGIGLLGHAMTVADFAPMLGMLIGLGVGIDYALFIVTRHRRNLKRGVPVAEAAVSAVATTGRAVVFAGATVCIALLGMLILRLGFLNGVAVAACLTVILTVAASVTLLPALLSFIGPRALSRRERRRLYEHGPEPEVPTGLAARWSAFVERHPKKLGVVALAVMAVLALPTLSLHLGTSDQGNDPKSSTTRQAYDRLAEGFGPGVNGPLTLVTHVGGAEDKLALDNLDSTLAATKGVASVSPATYNTSGDTAYLTVVPDSAPQDRQTSDLVHRLRSEVLPRAEQGTSLDLHVGGVTAGYDDFAAVIVGKLPLFVGVVIGLGCVLLLLAFRSLGIPLKAAAMNVAAVASAFGVVVAIFQWGWGSELLGLGRAGPIEPFLPVIMVSVLFGLSMDYQVFLVSRMYEEWLETGDNRRAVRVGLAETSRVINSAAVIMISVFLAFVLSGDRVIAMFGIALAAAVALDAFILRTLLVPALMHLLGGANWWLPSWLERRLPRISIEPPECRATIPGRRADEDVLVDVLVKERQQDVRDIPG; from the coding sequence GTGGCAGCCCTTGCACGCTGGTGTGTACGCAACCGCCTCGTCACCGTTCTGCTCTGGCTGATCGCCTTCGCCGGTGTCAGCGCCGCAGCGGCCGCCACGGGCTCCGCGTACTCGAACGACTACGCCGTCCCCGGCACCGAGTCGAACCGCGCCGCCCAGCTGCTCGAAAAGGGCTTCCCCAGCCTCGGTGGCGACAGCGACACGGTCGTCTGGCACACCAGCCCGGGCAGCGTGAACGCCGCCGACGTCGAGCAGGCGATGACCCGCGCCCTGGACCGGATCGCCGACCTGCCCGGCGTCGCCTCCGTCACCAGCCCCTACGAGGGCAGTCACGGCGGCCAGGTCAGCCGTGACGGCCGTACCGCCTACGCCACGATCACCTTCGACCAGCAGACCGAGAACATCGGCAAGGGCGAGGCCCAGGCCGTCGTCGACACCGCCAAGGCCGCCGAGACCGGCGGCCTGGAGGTCGAACTCGGCGGCGGCGCCATCAGCCTCACCCAGTCGCAGGGCGGGCACCTCGCCGAGATCGTCGGCGTGGTCGTGGCCGCTGTGGTCCTCTTCCTCGCCTTCGGCTCGCTCGCCGCCTCCCTGCTGCCCATCGCGACCGCGCTGATCGGCGTCGGCACCGCGTACGCCGGGATCGGCCTGCTCGGACACGCCATGACCGTCGCCGACTTCGCGCCCATGCTCGGCATGCTGATCGGGCTCGGCGTCGGCATCGACTACGCGCTGTTCATCGTCACCAGACACCGCCGCAACCTGAAGCGGGGCGTCCCGGTGGCGGAGGCCGCCGTGAGCGCCGTCGCCACCACCGGCCGGGCCGTCGTCTTCGCGGGCGCCACCGTGTGCATCGCGCTGCTCGGCATGCTGATCCTGCGACTCGGCTTCCTCAACGGTGTCGCGGTCGCCGCCTGTCTGACCGTCATCCTCACCGTCGCGGCCTCCGTGACCCTGCTGCCCGCCCTGCTGTCCTTCATCGGCCCGCGCGCCCTCAGCAGGCGTGAGCGGCGCAGACTGTACGAGCACGGGCCCGAACCGGAGGTACCGACCGGGCTCGCCGCCCGCTGGTCCGCGTTCGTCGAACGCCACCCCAAGAAGCTCGGCGTCGTCGCCCTCGCCGTCATGGCCGTCCTCGCGCTGCCCACGCTCTCTCTCCACCTGGGCACCTCCGACCAGGGCAACGACCCGAAGTCGTCGACCACCCGGCAGGCGTACGACCGCCTCGCCGAGGGCTTCGGGCCCGGTGTCAACGGCCCGCTCACCCTCGTCACCCACGTCGGCGGCGCCGAGGACAAGCTCGCGCTCGACAACCTGGACAGCACGCTCGCGGCCACCAAGGGCGTCGCCTCGGTGAGCCCGGCGACGTACAACACCAGCGGTGACACGGCGTACCTGACCGTCGTCCCGGACTCCGCCCCGCAGGACCGGCAGACCAGCGACCTGGTGCACCGGCTGCGCTCCGAGGTGCTGCCGCGCGCCGAGCAGGGCACCTCGCTCGACCTGCACGTGGGCGGGGTGACGGCCGGCTACGACGACTTCGCCGCCGTGATCGTCGGCAAGCTGCCGCTGTTCGTGGGCGTGGTGATCGGACTGGGCTGCGTCCTGCTCCTGCTCGCCTTCCGGTCCCTGGGCATCCCGCTCAAGGCCGCCGCGATGAACGTCGCCGCCGTCGCCTCCGCGTTCGGTGTGGTGGTCGCGATCTTCCAGTGGGGCTGGGGCAGCGAGCTGCTGGGGCTCGGCCGCGCCGGTCCGATCGAGCCGTTCCTCCCCGTGATCATGGTCTCGGTACTCTTCGGGCTCTCCATGGACTACCAGGTGTTCCTGGTCAGCCGCATGTACGAGGAGTGGCTGGAGACCGGCGACAACCGGCGGGCCGTGCGCGTCGGCCTCGCCGAGACCAGCCGGGTGATCAACTCGGCGGCCGTCATCATGATCTCCGTCTTCCTCGCCTTCGTGCTCAGCGGTGACCGCGTGATCGCCATGTTCGGCATCGCGCTCGCCGCGGCCGTCGCCCTCGACGCCTTCATCCTGCGCACGCTCCTCGTCCCCGCCCTGATGCACCTGCTGGGCGGCGCCAACTGGTGGCTGCCGTCCTGGCTGGAGCGCCGATTGCCGCGTATCAGCATCGAACCGCCAGAGTGCCGTGCGACGATTCCGGGGCGGCGCGCTGACGAGGACGTGCTGGTGGACGTACTGGTGAAGGAGCGGCAGCAGGATGTACGCGATATCCCTGGGTGA
- a CDS encoding GNAT family N-acetyltransferase has protein sequence MYAISLGDDGAELRPLAPWHAEEFLAHLDRGREFITEHIPFGTNATDVDSARAVLQTWADKQAADNGGLHGLWLEGKLVGGVLFRVFDAEGGNCEVGCWLEPAATGRGLVTRAIRVLIDWAVDERGIHRVEWQASSANVPSLNVARRLGLSRDGVLREDFLYRGVRQDTEVWSVLASEWRAARARSARDDH, from the coding sequence ATGTACGCGATATCCCTGGGTGACGACGGAGCCGAACTGCGGCCGCTGGCGCCCTGGCACGCCGAGGAGTTCCTGGCACACCTCGACCGAGGGCGCGAGTTCATCACCGAGCACATCCCGTTCGGGACGAACGCCACGGATGTCGACTCCGCCCGTGCCGTCCTTCAGACGTGGGCCGACAAGCAGGCCGCCGACAACGGCGGCCTGCACGGGCTGTGGCTGGAGGGGAAGCTGGTCGGCGGTGTGCTCTTCCGCGTCTTCGACGCCGAGGGCGGCAACTGCGAGGTGGGCTGCTGGCTGGAACCCGCGGCGACCGGGCGGGGACTGGTCACGCGCGCGATACGGGTGCTGATCGACTGGGCGGTCGACGAGCGCGGCATCCACCGGGTGGAGTGGCAGGCGTCGTCCGCCAACGTACCGAGCCTCAATGTGGCGCGACGGCTGGGCCTGAGCCGTGACGGTGTGCTGCGGGAGGACTTTTTGTACCGCGGCGTACGCCAGGACACCGAGGTCTGGTCGGTGCTCGCGTCCGAGTGGCGGGCGGCACGCGCGCGCAGCGCTCGCGACGATCATTAA
- a CDS encoding helix-turn-helix transcriptional regulator — MLGSVETRSVSPVFIGRADELGVLHDALARARAGEPQALLVGGEAGVGKTRLIEEFAAAAGRADAVVALGGCVEIGADGLPFAPFSTALRALRRQLPEELAAAAAGQEDELARLLPELGEARRGSRDDEEGMARLFELTARLLERVAAGRTVVLALEDLHWADASTRHLLAYLVRTLRSGRLVVVATYRSDDIHRRHPLRPLLAELDRLRTVRRIELCRFNRAEVERQIAGILAADPDPAQVDEIFERSDGNAFFVEELAVAAVEGCCTGLTDSLRDLLLVRVEKLPETAQRVARIVAEGGSTVEYRLLAAVARLVEDDLIEALRTAVGANILLATTDGDGYRFRHSLVREAVSDDLLPGERSRLNRRYAEALEAYPTLVPADQRAPRLASYWYHAHDAAKALPAVLDAAVEARRRHAHAEQLRLLERAMELWDVAPDAVRAALRPVDHVEVYLPCGCDPEATPLRYLDLMAEAAVAGRLSGERERALKITKRALRLLEEEDDPLRAAWFWVQRSRLMQNTARGDGWQELTTAQELVRGLPPSEVHAEVLAMVASWSMMHAPGADALSAAERAVEYARMVGARDIELNARLTLGGLLVEAGDIDTGLAEMYEVKEQAAALCNTYVTGRLHVNLPSHLEGIGRSQEAVAVLREGLDVTRRLGLTDSEAWVWGNLGESLYSLGRWDEAAEAGIASERVGQSAKPRGFRATIHAHLALARGDLADAGRQLAAAREYFGTHDTMPQHDLKLVRVAIGIAAGEGRLADARAALDAALGAGFPPGTQRYGWPLLLAAATAEADALGLPAAEPGRAESLERIRESAKSLTTNVPVWQAYERWVRAELLRAEGCGAPFDWCEAVTAFETLDRPYDLARVRHRLAESLLASGGDEDARERAAELLRLAGAVADHLGARPLAESVAQLARRARLTPTRTAEPAALDPAKSLGLTSRERDVLRLVAAGRSNRQIAEELFISPKTASVHVSNILAKLGVSGRGEAAAVAHRLRLFPPETPAVRAAG, encoded by the coding sequence ATCCTCGGGAGCGTGGAGACCAGGTCCGTCAGTCCCGTATTCATCGGTCGTGCCGATGAGTTGGGGGTGTTGCACGACGCGCTCGCCCGCGCCCGCGCCGGCGAGCCGCAGGCGCTGCTCGTCGGCGGTGAGGCCGGTGTCGGGAAGACCCGGCTGATCGAGGAGTTCGCCGCCGCGGCGGGCCGCGCGGACGCGGTCGTCGCGCTCGGCGGCTGCGTCGAGATCGGCGCCGACGGGCTGCCCTTCGCCCCGTTCTCCACCGCCCTGCGCGCCCTGCGCCGGCAGCTCCCCGAGGAGCTCGCCGCGGCCGCCGCCGGGCAGGAGGACGAGCTGGCCCGGCTGCTGCCCGAGCTGGGCGAGGCGCGCCGCGGCTCCCGGGACGACGAGGAGGGCATGGCCCGTCTCTTCGAGCTCACCGCCCGTCTCCTGGAGCGGGTCGCCGCCGGCCGCACCGTCGTCCTCGCCCTGGAGGACCTCCACTGGGCCGACGCCTCCACCCGCCACCTCCTCGCCTACCTCGTCCGCACGCTGCGCAGCGGCCGCCTCGTGGTCGTCGCCACCTACCGCTCCGACGACATCCACCGCCGCCACCCCTTGCGCCCCCTCCTCGCCGAACTCGACCGCCTCCGTACGGTCCGCCGCATCGAGCTGTGCCGGTTCAACCGTGCGGAGGTCGAGCGTCAGATCGCCGGCATCCTCGCCGCCGACCCCGACCCGGCCCAGGTCGACGAGATCTTCGAACGCTCCGACGGCAACGCCTTCTTCGTGGAGGAGCTGGCGGTGGCCGCCGTCGAGGGCTGCTGCACGGGTCTCACCGACTCGCTGCGCGACCTCCTCCTCGTCCGCGTCGAGAAGCTGCCCGAGACCGCGCAGCGCGTCGCCCGGATCGTCGCCGAGGGCGGCTCCACCGTCGAGTACCGACTCCTCGCCGCCGTCGCCCGGCTGGTCGAGGACGACCTCATCGAGGCGCTGCGCACCGCCGTCGGCGCCAACATCCTGCTCGCCACGACCGACGGCGACGGCTACCGCTTCCGCCACTCCCTCGTCCGCGAGGCCGTCAGCGACGACCTGCTCCCCGGCGAGCGCTCCCGCCTCAACCGGCGGTACGCCGAGGCGCTGGAGGCCTACCCCACCCTCGTACCGGCCGACCAGCGAGCCCCCCGTCTGGCCAGCTACTGGTACCACGCGCACGACGCGGCCAAGGCCCTGCCCGCCGTCCTGGATGCCGCCGTGGAGGCCCGTCGCCGGCACGCCCACGCCGAGCAACTGCGGCTGCTGGAGCGGGCGATGGAGCTGTGGGATGTCGCCCCCGACGCGGTGCGGGCCGCTCTGCGCCCGGTGGACCACGTCGAGGTCTACCTGCCCTGTGGCTGCGACCCGGAGGCCACGCCCCTGCGCTACCTCGACCTGATGGCCGAGGCAGCCGTCGCGGGCCGGCTGTCCGGGGAGCGTGAGCGAGCCCTGAAGATCACCAAGCGGGCACTGCGCCTCCTGGAGGAGGAGGACGACCCCCTGCGCGCCGCCTGGTTCTGGGTGCAGCGCTCCCGGCTGATGCAGAACACCGCCCGCGGCGACGGCTGGCAGGAACTCACCACCGCCCAGGAACTGGTGCGCGGACTGCCGCCCTCGGAGGTGCACGCCGAGGTGCTGGCCATGGTCGCGAGCTGGTCGATGATGCACGCTCCGGGCGCCGACGCGCTCTCGGCCGCCGAGCGGGCCGTGGAGTACGCGCGCATGGTGGGCGCCCGCGACATCGAGCTGAACGCGCGCCTCACGCTGGGCGGTCTTCTTGTCGAGGCCGGTGACATCGACACCGGGCTCGCGGAGATGTACGAGGTCAAGGAGCAGGCGGCGGCCCTCTGCAACACGTATGTGACCGGCCGCCTCCATGTGAACCTGCCCTCCCATCTGGAGGGCATCGGCCGTTCCCAGGAGGCCGTCGCAGTGCTGCGCGAGGGGCTCGACGTCACCCGGAGACTGGGTCTGACGGACTCCGAGGCCTGGGTGTGGGGCAACCTCGGTGAGTCTCTCTACTCCCTGGGCCGCTGGGACGAGGCCGCCGAGGCCGGGATCGCCTCGGAACGCGTCGGTCAGAGCGCCAAGCCCCGTGGCTTCCGCGCCACGATCCATGCGCATCTCGCGCTCGCCCGGGGCGACCTGGCCGATGCGGGGCGCCAACTGGCCGCCGCCCGTGAGTACTTCGGCACCCACGACACCATGCCCCAGCACGATCTGAAGCTGGTGCGCGTCGCCATCGGGATCGCCGCCGGTGAGGGCCGTCTCGCCGACGCCCGCGCCGCCCTCGACGCGGCTCTCGGCGCGGGCTTTCCGCCGGGCACCCAGCGCTATGGCTGGCCGCTGCTGCTGGCCGCCGCCACGGCCGAGGCCGACGCCCTCGGGCTGCCCGCCGCCGAGCCGGGCCGCGCGGAGAGCCTGGAGCGGATCCGTGAGAGCGCCAAGTCGCTCACCACGAACGTGCCGGTGTGGCAGGCGTACGAACGCTGGGTCCGCGCCGAGCTGCTGCGCGCCGAGGGGTGTGGCGCGCCGTTCGACTGGTGCGAGGCCGTGACCGCCTTCGAGACCCTGGACCGCCCGTACGACCTGGCTCGCGTGCGCCACCGCCTCGCCGAGTCCCTGCTGGCTTCGGGCGGAGACGAGGACGCGCGCGAGCGGGCCGCCGAGCTGCTGCGCTTGGCCGGTGCGGTGGCCGATCACCTCGGTGCCCGGCCGCTCGCCGAATCGGTCGCCCAGCTCGCCCGGCGCGCCCGCCTCACGCCGACGCGCACCGCCGAACCGGCCGCGCTCGACCCGGCAAAGTCCCTGGGGCTCACGAGCCGCGAACGGGACGTGCTCCGCCTGGTCGCGGCCGGCCGCAGCAACCGTCAGATAGCCGAGGAGCTGTTCATCTCCCCGAAGACGGCCAGCGTCCACGTCTCGAACATTTTGGCAAAGCTGGGCGTCTCAGGACGAGGGGAGGCGGCTGCGGTGGCCCACCGGCTGCGGCTGTTCCCACCGGAGACACCCGCTGTCCGGGCGGCGGGGTGA
- a CDS encoding DUF6191 domain-containing protein: MFEELFAPGRKHTHEEKKRLELTRVDVTDGDPGRGPIDLASGTVVIRPPTPAPTERETGREAGGDTGREAGRVTGPEAEREVGGDTGPSVG; encoded by the coding sequence ATGTTCGAGGAACTCTTCGCACCGGGCCGCAAGCACACCCACGAAGAGAAGAAACGCCTGGAACTGACCCGGGTGGACGTGACGGACGGCGACCCGGGCCGCGGCCCGATCGACCTGGCCTCGGGCACGGTGGTCATACGCCCACCGACACCGGCTCCCACCGAGCGGGAGACTGGCCGGGAGGCCGGTGGGGACACCGGCCGGGAGGCCGGTCGGGTGACGGGGCCGGAGGCTGAACGGGAGGTCGGTGGGGACACCGGCCCGTCGGTCGGGTGA
- a CDS encoding PQQ-dependent sugar dehydrogenase, with product MQRRAVTAVLAATAFLLTAGCSSGGSGGGDMPSGGGSVSSSGAAPGGSSSRQAAEETPSAKGSVRVVRTVAQNLKTPWGLAALPGGGLLVSSRDEGTITRIDEKTGKKTELGAVPGVSASGEGGLLGIALSPGYAADHLIYAYLTTDSDNRIVRMLYDAKKPAGQQLGAPDTVLKGIPKGFIHNGGRIAFGPDGMLYAGTGESGSGGLAQDLKSLGGKILRITPEGNPAPGNPFPDSPVYSYGHRNVQGLAWDSRQRLFASEFGQNTWDELNAIKPGGNYGWPDAEGTSADPKYINPIAQWHTDQASPSGTAYAEGSIWMAGLRGQRLWRIPLKGTKASAAPQAFLKSTYGRLRTVVAAGGDKLWLTTSNTDGRGKPKQGDDRILELEVS from the coding sequence GTGCAACGTCGAGCTGTGACGGCCGTGCTGGCCGCGACCGCGTTCCTGCTGACGGCCGGCTGCTCCTCCGGTGGCTCCGGTGGCGGGGACATGCCGAGCGGCGGCGGGAGCGTCTCGTCGAGCGGTGCGGCACCCGGGGGATCGTCCTCCAGACAGGCGGCCGAAGAGACGCCGTCGGCGAAGGGCTCGGTCCGGGTGGTGCGTACGGTCGCCCAGAACCTCAAGACGCCCTGGGGCCTCGCCGCACTGCCCGGCGGCGGACTGCTGGTCTCCTCCCGGGACGAGGGAACGATCACCCGGATCGACGAGAAGACCGGGAAGAAGACGGAGCTGGGCGCGGTGCCCGGCGTCTCGGCCTCCGGCGAGGGCGGCCTGCTGGGCATCGCCCTCTCCCCCGGCTACGCCGCGGACCATCTGATCTACGCGTACCTCACGACGGACTCCGACAACCGCATCGTCCGCATGCTGTACGACGCGAAGAAGCCCGCCGGCCAGCAGCTGGGCGCTCCGGACACGGTCCTCAAGGGCATCCCCAAGGGCTTCATCCACAACGGCGGACGGATCGCGTTCGGGCCGGACGGGATGCTGTACGCGGGCACGGGCGAGTCGGGCAGCGGGGGTCTGGCGCAGGACCTGAAGTCCCTGGGCGGCAAGATCCTGCGCATCACCCCGGAGGGCAACCCGGCCCCGGGGAACCCGTTCCCCGACTCCCCCGTGTACTCGTACGGCCACCGCAATGTTCAGGGTCTTGCCTGGGACTCCCGACAGCGTCTGTTCGCCTCGGAGTTCGGCCAGAACACCTGGGACGAGCTGAACGCGATCAAACCGGGCGGCAACTACGGCTGGCCGGACGCCGAGGGGACGTCGGCCGACCCCAAGTACATCAATCCGATCGCCCAATGGCACACCGACCAGGCCTCCCCCAGCGGCACCGCCTACGCCGAGGGCTCGATCTGGATGGCGGGCCTGCGCGGCCAGCGCCTGTGGCGCATCCCCCTGAAGGGCACGAAGGCCTCGGCCGCCCCCCAGGCGTTCCTGAAGAGCACCTACGGCCGCCTCCGTACGGTGGTCGCGGCAGGCGGCGACAAACTGTGGCTGACGACGAGCAACACGGACGGCCGCGGCAAGCCGAAGCAGGGCGACGACCGGATCCTGGAGCTGGAGGTGTCGTAG